A genomic stretch from Acetobacter ascendens includes:
- the ruvB gene encoding Holliday junction branch migration DNA helicase RuvB — protein MSAEFTPDREIDAARREEDVGESTLRPQTLHDFTGQKASRENLSIFIKAAKQRGDALDHVLLHGPPGLGKTTLAQIVARELGVGFRATSGPVIQRAGDLAAILTNLQPRDVLFIDEIHRLQPAIEEILYPAMEDFQLDLIIGEGPAARSVRIDLPPFTLVAATTRAGLLATPLRDRFGIPLRLVFYTPEELCKIVARGAEKLDFALTLGGAMEIARRSRGTPRIAGRLLRRVRDFASVTVPAGVPVETEVADAALKRLEVDALGLDAMDRRYLRRIAEYHHGGPVGVETLAAALAESRDTLEDVIEPYLIQEGLVLRTTRGRVLGERGWRHLGLTPPASATGGNQQMDFLAGEDEGEE, from the coding sequence ATGAGTGCGGAGTTTACGCCTGACCGGGAAATTGATGCGGCTCGGCGGGAAGAAGATGTTGGCGAATCCACACTTCGTCCGCAAACTCTGCATGATTTTACGGGCCAGAAGGCTAGCCGGGAAAACCTTTCTATCTTTATCAAGGCAGCCAAACAACGTGGTGATGCCTTAGATCATGTTCTGCTGCATGGGCCGCCGGGGTTGGGTAAAACAACCTTGGCCCAGATTGTTGCGCGCGAACTAGGGGTGGGTTTTCGGGCCACGTCTGGCCCTGTTATCCAGCGCGCGGGTGATCTGGCAGCAATTCTTACCAATTTACAGCCTCGTGATGTGCTGTTTATTGATGAAATTCACCGCCTTCAGCCCGCCATTGAGGAAATTCTCTATCCTGCGATGGAAGATTTCCAACTTGATCTGATTATTGGGGAAGGTCCTGCTGCACGGTCTGTCCGTATTGATTTGCCGCCCTTTACGCTTGTGGCAGCTACAACGCGGGCAGGGCTTTTGGCCACGCCATTGCGGGACAGATTTGGGATTCCCCTTAGGCTGGTTTTTTATACACCCGAAGAACTGTGTAAAATTGTAGCCCGAGGTGCAGAAAAACTGGATTTTGCTCTCACCTTAGGTGGTGCAATGGAAATTGCCCGTCGCTCACGCGGCACACCACGTATTGCCGGGCGGCTGTTGCGCCGGGTGCGGGATTTTGCGTCTGTAACTGTGCCTGCTGGTGTGCCGGTAGAAACAGAAGTGGCAGATGCAGCCCTCAAGCGGCTAGAGGTCGATGCGCTTGGGTTGGATGCCATGGATAGGCGTTACCTACGCCGGATTGCCGAATATCATCATGGTGGCCCGGTTGGGGTGGAAACGCTGGCGGCAGCTCTGGCTGAATCGCGCGATACATTGGAAGATGTCATTGAACCTTACCTAATCCAGGAAGGTCTGGTTCTGCGTACCACTCGCGGTCGTGTTCTTGGTGAACGCGGTTGGCGGCATCTGGGGCTTACTCCGCCGGCTTCGGCTACCGGGGGCAACCAGCAGATGGATTTTCTTGCAGGCGAGGATGAGGGGGAAGAATGA
- the ruvA gene encoding Holliday junction branch migration protein RuvA — protein MIAFLCGLVIQVDLGSCVIDVNGVGYLVAASTRTLAALPNPPEKARIMVETVVREDAILLYGFMESAEREWFRLLTSVQGVGAKVALGILSTLSPGELVAALMTSDKASLTRAPGVGGRLAERILTELRDKAGKMPGGGGGITIPAMATPAGSIEADALMALAGLGFRRAEAAPVVRKVMDAHGAAATLDLVIRDSLKDLAR, from the coding sequence ATGATTGCGTTTTTATGCGGATTGGTCATTCAAGTTGATCTGGGAAGCTGCGTTATAGACGTAAATGGTGTGGGCTATCTTGTTGCGGCTTCTACACGCACTTTGGCAGCCTTACCGAACCCACCAGAAAAAGCACGGATTATGGTAGAAACCGTTGTGCGCGAAGATGCCATTCTTCTGTACGGTTTTATGGAAAGTGCAGAGCGTGAGTGGTTCCGGCTGTTAACAAGCGTGCAGGGGGTAGGGGCAAAGGTTGCTCTTGGTATTCTCTCCACCCTTTCTCCAGGGGAGTTGGTAGCTGCGCTGATGACATCAGATAAAGCCAGTCTTACACGTGCGCCGGGTGTAGGCGGTAGGCTGGCAGAACGGATTCTGACAGAACTGCGTGATAAAGCCGGCAAAATGCCCGGTGGTGGTGGCGGTATTACCATTCCGGCTATGGCAACCCCTGCTGGCAGTATAGAAGCAGATGCGCTTATGGCGTTGGCTGGCTTGGGTTTCCGCCGGGCAGAAGCAGCTCCTGTGGTCCGGAAAGTAATGGATGCACATGGGGCGGCTGCCACACTGGATCTGGTGATTCGTGATAGCCTGAAAGACCTTGCCCGATGA
- the ruvC gene encoding crossover junction endodeoxyribonuclease RuvC produces the protein MVRLLGIDPGLRFTGWGVIDVEGNRLRHVENGVIATNSADSVPDRLKVLHDNLLMLIDRLAPQESAVEETYVNRNGSATLKLGYARGVALLVPALAGVSVAEYGALSVKKSVVGTGSADKKQVEMMVRRLLPGAEIIRADASDALAVAICHAHHRASARHIAAGVRMA, from the coding sequence ATGGTACGTCTGCTCGGCATTGATCCCGGCCTGCGATTTACAGGATGGGGCGTGATTGATGTCGAGGGCAATCGGCTCCGGCATGTTGAAAATGGCGTTATTGCAACCAATAGCGCTGATAGCGTGCCAGACCGCTTAAAGGTGCTGCATGATAACCTGCTGATGCTGATAGACAGGTTGGCACCACAAGAATCTGCCGTTGAAGAAACTTACGTAAACCGTAATGGTTCGGCCACTCTTAAGCTGGGTTATGCGCGCGGCGTGGCGTTGCTTGTGCCTGCATTGGCTGGAGTAAGTGTGGCGGAATACGGCGCGCTTTCTGTTAAAAAATCGGTTGTTGGCACCGGATCAGCAGATAAAAAACAGGTGGAAATGATGGTGCGGCGGCTTTTGCCCGGAGCAGAAATTATCCGTGCAGATGCGTCGGATGCGCTGGCGGTTGCTATTTGCCACGCGCATCATCGTGCCAGTGCACGCCATATTGCAGCCGGGGTAAGAATGGCATGA
- a CDS encoding YebC/PmpR family DNA-binding transcriptional regulator: MAGHSQFKNIMHRKGAQDAKRSKQFGKVIRELTVATRSGLPDPAANPRLRAAISAAREVNMPKDTIERAIKKASGAAGSDDYVEVRYEGYGPAGVAVIVEGLTDNRNRTASDVRAAFSKHGGSMGETNSVSFMFRRLGVMTYPASVASEDEMLEAAIEAGAENVVSTETAHEVTCEVESFFAVKDALEARFGEPESAKLDWRPENTVTLDEDKARSLFKLLDTLEDHDDVQNVYANFDLPDDLAEKLSA, encoded by the coding sequence ATGGCTGGTCATTCCCAGTTTAAGAACATTATGCACCGGAAAGGTGCGCAGGATGCAAAACGCTCCAAGCAGTTCGGTAAGGTTATTCGTGAACTTACGGTGGCCACGCGTTCAGGCTTGCCTGATCCGGCAGCTAACCCACGTTTGCGTGCAGCCATTTCTGCTGCGCGTGAAGTGAACATGCCCAAAGACACTATTGAACGTGCCATTAAAAAGGCATCTGGTGCTGCGGGTAGTGATGACTATGTGGAAGTGCGGTACGAGGGCTATGGCCCTGCCGGTGTGGCCGTTATTGTTGAAGGGCTAACCGATAACCGCAATCGTACAGCATCTGATGTGCGTGCGGCATTTTCTAAGCACGGGGGCTCTATGGGGGAAACAAACTCCGTTTCTTTCATGTTCCGCCGGTTGGGTGTGATGACATACCCTGCTTCTGTTGCTTCTGAAGATGAAATGCTGGAAGCGGCTATTGAAGCTGGTGCGGAAAATGTTGTCTCTACAGAAACGGCGCATGAAGTGACATGTGAAGTGGAATCCTTCTTTGCCGTGAAAGATGCGCTGGAAGCGCGCTTTGGTGAGCCGGAAAGTGCCAAGCTGGACTGGCGCCCCGAAAACACCGTAACGCTGGATGAAGACAAAGCTCGCAGCCTGTTCAAGCTGCTTGATACGCTTGAAGACCACGATGACGTGCAAAATGTGTACGCCAATTTTGACCTGCCGGATGATCTGGCCGAAAAACTTTCGGCATAA
- the secA gene encoding preprotein translocase subunit SecA: protein MLSRFVRALFGTANDRTLKIFQRRVPEINALEPQVQALDDTALSGKTQEFRDRIAKGESLDDLLPEAFAVCREASRRVLGMRHFDVQLIGGMVLHSGRIAEMRTGEGKTLVATLAVYLSALAGKGVHVVTVNDYLAARDAAEMGRLYSFLGLTTGVIVPNMPDDARRQAYASDITYGTNNEFGFDYLRDNMKYQLGEMVQRPFYHAIVDEVDSILIDEARTPLIISGPAEDSSNLYRAVDAVVAQLVQDPTTFEKDEKFCTVILTDSGSDHVENLLRQAGVLDEGGLYDLQHVAVVHHVQQSLRAHTLFSRDVDYIVRDGKVVIIDEFTGRMMEGRRYSDGLHQALEAKEHVEVQQENQTLASITFQNYFRLYPKLSGMTGTAMTEADEFAEIYNLDVVAIPTNRPVARKDEDDEIYLTEQEKFAAVVKLIRDVHERGQPILVGTTSIEKSEALSDLLKREAIPHNVLNARFHEMEAKIVAQAGAPGAITIATNMAGRGTDIKLGGHVEMLISQTLGDMEDSPERDVAEKEIRDRVARDHDIVQQAGGLYVVGTERHESRRIDNQLRGRAGRQGDPGNSKFFISLQDDLMRIFGSDRMSGMFQKMGMKQGEAIVHPWLSKALERAQRKVEARNFDMRKNTLKYDDVMNDQRKEVYAQRREFMATEDVSSIVTEAQEDVIDAMVARRIPEKSFAEQWDVAGLTEDVQKTFGLDLPIAAWAKEDGMDAEAVADRISQAATQAQAARAANIGPDLMRFIEKQILLTTYDAVWKEHLHALDQLRQGIGLRAYGQKDPLNEYKHEAFQLFTFMLEEMRQRVVGLMARVEVTPPPAAADPFADTAEIHADPEVQGYASEPGPGLSPGASPEMATPIGGSAIMPDDPSSWGETPRNAPCPCGSGQKYKHCHGRLV from the coding sequence ATGCTTTCACGCTTTGTCCGCGCCCTGTTCGGCACCGCCAACGACCGGACGCTTAAGATATTTCAACGCCGGGTGCCGGAGATCAACGCGCTTGAACCACAGGTACAGGCGCTGGATGATACCGCCCTTTCTGGCAAAACGCAGGAATTCCGAGACCGGATCGCCAAAGGCGAAAGTCTGGATGATCTGCTGCCCGAAGCCTTTGCTGTGTGTCGTGAGGCCTCACGCAGGGTGTTGGGGATGCGGCATTTTGACGTGCAGCTGATTGGCGGCATGGTGCTTCATTCTGGCCGAATTGCAGAAATGCGCACCGGGGAAGGTAAAACCCTGGTGGCCACGCTGGCTGTGTATCTCAGCGCGTTGGCAGGCAAGGGTGTGCATGTTGTCACTGTGAACGATTATCTTGCAGCGCGTGACGCAGCAGAGATGGGGCGGCTTTACAGCTTTCTGGGTCTGACAACGGGCGTGATCGTGCCCAATATGCCTGATGATGCGCGCCGTCAGGCTTATGCGTCTGATATTACGTACGGCACGAACAACGAATTCGGCTTCGATTATCTGCGCGATAATATGAAGTACCAGTTGGGCGAAATGGTGCAGCGCCCCTTCTACCACGCGATTGTGGACGAAGTGGATTCGATCCTGATTGACGAAGCCCGGACTCCGTTGATCATTTCCGGGCCCGCAGAAGATAGTTCAAATCTATATCGCGCAGTGGATGCCGTGGTTGCCCAGCTTGTGCAGGATCCGACGACTTTTGAAAAAGATGAAAAATTCTGCACCGTCATCTTGACCGATTCCGGCTCAGATCATGTGGAAAACCTGCTGCGTCAGGCCGGTGTGCTGGATGAAGGTGGGCTTTACGATCTGCAGCATGTGGCTGTGGTGCATCATGTTCAGCAATCTTTGCGTGCGCATACATTGTTCTCGCGCGATGTGGATTACATCGTGCGTGATGGCAAAGTGGTGATTATTGACGAATTCACCGGACGTATGATGGAAGGCCGCCGGTATTCCGATGGCCTGCATCAGGCGCTGGAAGCCAAAGAGCACGTGGAAGTTCAGCAGGAAAACCAGACGCTGGCCTCCATTACCTTCCAGAACTATTTCCGCCTTTATCCCAAGCTTTCCGGCATGACCGGCACCGCCATGACAGAGGCGGATGAGTTTGCAGAAATTTACAATCTGGATGTGGTAGCCATTCCTACCAACCGTCCGGTTGCCCGTAAGGATGAAGACGACGAAATTTATCTGACAGAGCAGGAAAAGTTTGCTGCTGTTGTCAAACTCATCCGGGATGTGCACGAACGTGGCCAGCCGATTCTGGTTGGCACCACGTCCATTGAAAAAAGTGAAGCGCTTTCAGACCTACTGAAGCGTGAAGCTATTCCGCATAATGTGCTGAATGCTCGTTTCCATGAAATGGAAGCGAAAATTGTGGCGCAGGCGGGTGCACCGGGTGCCATTACCATTGCCACCAACATGGCTGGTCGAGGCACGGATATTAAGCTCGGCGGCCATGTGGAAATGCTGATCTCCCAGACTTTGGGGGATATGGAAGACTCTCCAGAGCGTGATGTGGCTGAGAAGGAAATTCGTGACCGCGTTGCACGGGATCATGACATTGTACAGCAAGCAGGTGGCTTGTATGTTGTGGGCACGGAACGGCATGAAAGCCGCCGGATTGATAACCAGTTGCGTGGTCGTGCCGGGCGTCAGGGTGACCCCGGCAATTCCAAGTTCTTTATCTCGCTTCAAGATGACCTGATGCGTATTTTTGGTTCAGACCGCATGAGCGGAATGTTCCAGAAAATGGGTATGAAGCAAGGCGAGGCCATTGTTCATCCGTGGTTGAGCAAGGCGCTGGAGCGGGCGCAGAGAAAAGTCGAAGCACGCAACTTCGATATGCGCAAAAACACGCTCAAATATGATGACGTGATGAATGATCAGCGCAAGGAAGTGTATGCCCAGCGCCGTGAGTTCATGGCGACTGAAGATGTATCTTCCATTGTGACGGAAGCGCAGGAAGATGTCATTGATGCAATGGTGGCACGTCGTATTCCGGAAAAATCCTTTGCAGAACAGTGGGATGTGGCTGGCCTTACGGAAGATGTGCAGAAAACCTTTGGCTTGGACCTGCCAATAGCAGCTTGGGCCAAGGAAGACGGTATGGACGCCGAGGCTGTAGCTGACCGGATCAGTCAGGCTGCCACACAGGCGCAGGCAGCCCGAGCCGCCAATATCGGCCCAGATTTGATGCGCTTTATTGAAAAGCAGATCCTGCTAACAACATATGATGCGGTGTGGAAAGAGCATCTGCATGCATTGGATCAGTTGCGGCAAGGTATTGGGCTACGTGCTTATGGCCAGAAAGATCCACTAAACGAATATAAGCACGAAGCCTTCCAGCTATTTACATTCATGCTGGAAGAAATGCGCCAGCGTGTGGTGGGGCTGATGGCGCGGGTGGAAGTGACACCTCCGCCAGCGGCGGCTGATCCGTTTGCTGATACGGCAGAAATCCATGCTGATCCAGAAGTGCAGGGATACGCCTCGGAACCGGGGCCGGGCCTTTCACCTGGTGCATCGCCGGAAATGGCCACGCCTATTGGTGGCAGCGCTATTATGCCGGATGATCCTTCAAGCTGGGGTGAAACACCTCGTAACGCGCCCTGCCCATGTGGCTCGGGCCAGAAATACAAGCATTGTCATGGGCGGCTTGTTTAA
- a CDS encoding peptidylprolyl isomerase: protein MRLIPHAFGLAAAALFATTTLCTPSFAADPAPATAAAPAKPADPNAVVATVNGEKITLSDVQTAMIFLPPQMRQLPPNLIFPMLVNQLADQKAILITAQKEGLDKKPETQQMMVNASNIALQNAWLSEQVMPHLNDDAVKQYYDQNYAGKPAEKEVHARHILVKTEAEANDVIKKLKAGADFGKLAAEVSTDKGSAQQNGGDLGWFKKTDMIPAFSDAAFAMKKGEISSTPVKSQYGYHVIQVLDTRTDPVPTLDAVRDKIRQALIQKYVREAVDKATNQVKIVRFDPNTGKPLADAPAPAAAPKK from the coding sequence ATGCGGCTTATTCCCCACGCGTTTGGACTGGCAGCAGCAGCTCTTTTTGCTACCACCACCCTTTGCACGCCCTCCTTTGCAGCAGACCCGGCTCCCGCAACTGCGGCCGCTCCTGCAAAGCCGGCAGACCCCAACGCTGTGGTAGCCACCGTGAATGGTGAAAAAATCACGCTGTCTGATGTGCAGACTGCCATGATCTTTCTGCCACCGCAGATGCGTCAACTGCCCCCGAACCTTATTTTCCCTATGCTGGTCAATCAATTAGCAGATCAGAAAGCCATTCTGATTACAGCACAGAAAGAAGGCTTGGACAAAAAGCCCGAAACCCAACAGATGATGGTCAACGCTTCCAACATTGCATTGCAGAATGCATGGTTGTCTGAGCAGGTTATGCCACATCTGAATGATGATGCCGTTAAGCAGTATTATGATCAGAATTACGCAGGCAAGCCAGCTGAAAAAGAAGTGCATGCCCGCCACATTCTGGTAAAAACCGAAGCTGAAGCCAATGATGTTATCAAAAAACTGAAGGCTGGCGCAGATTTTGGTAAACTGGCCGCTGAAGTTTCCACCGACAAGGGCAGTGCCCAGCAGAACGGTGGTGACCTAGGCTGGTTCAAGAAAACAGACATGATCCCGGCCTTCTCCGATGCAGCCTTCGCCATGAAAAAGGGGGAAATCAGCAGCACTCCGGTGAAAAGCCAGTATGGCTACCATGTCATTCAGGTACTGGACACACGCACAGACCCGGTTCCCACACTGGACGCCGTGCGGGACAAAATCCGCCAGGCCCTTATCCAGAAATACGTGCGTGAAGCCGTGGATAAAGCCACCAACCAGGTCAAGATCGTGCGTTTTGACCCGAACACTGGCAAGCCATTGGCTGATGCGCCCGCACCTGCTGCCGCACCTAAGAAATAA
- the argJ gene encoding bifunctional glutamate N-acetyltransferase/amino-acid acetyltransferase ArgJ yields the protein MAQTIPVSPLALPMPELGVVRGIRLGAIAAGIRYKGRTDLVLAEMAPGTTVAGVFTKSKCPGAPVDWCRAILPKGEARALVVNAGNANVFTGQAGRKTCEATAEAAAKLADCSAENVYLASTGVIGEILPAERITSALPALHTALSENGWEDAARGIMTTDTFPKVAVRKATIKGTEVIIQGIAKGSGMIAPDMATMLAFVATDAKLPASVLQTLLSAGIQKTFNCITVDSDTSTSDMVLLFATGAAQNPDIVTTTDVLTDPELADFRTALNVVLHDLALLVIRDGEGITKLMSIKVSGAVSDQSAWRVAMAIGNSPLVKTAVAGEDANWGRVVMAVGKCGEPADRDTLSVSIGGVCIARNGTVVDGYDETPVVAHMKGQEIDIAVDLGLGTGIAQAWSCDLTHGYIDINGSYRS from the coding sequence ATGGCGCAGACAATCCCCGTTTCCCCCCTGGCCCTGCCAATGCCGGAACTTGGTGTTGTGCGTGGGATTCGCCTTGGCGCTATTGCAGCTGGTATTCGCTACAAGGGGCGCACAGATCTGGTTCTGGCTGAAATGGCCCCCGGCACCACCGTTGCGGGCGTATTTACCAAATCCAAATGCCCCGGTGCACCTGTAGATTGGTGCCGTGCCATTCTGCCCAAGGGTGAAGCCCGCGCACTGGTTGTAAACGCCGGGAACGCCAACGTATTTACCGGTCAAGCCGGACGCAAAACATGCGAAGCCACAGCAGAGGCCGCTGCCAAGCTAGCAGACTGTTCTGCCGAGAATGTTTATTTGGCTTCTACCGGCGTTATTGGGGAAATTCTGCCTGCTGAACGCATTACCTCTGCGCTTCCGGCACTGCATACCGCCCTTTCGGAAAACGGGTGGGAAGATGCCGCACGCGGGATCATGACCACGGATACCTTCCCCAAAGTTGCCGTGCGCAAAGCCACTATCAAAGGCACGGAAGTTATTATTCAAGGTATTGCCAAAGGCAGTGGCATGATTGCGCCAGACATGGCCACCATGCTTGCTTTTGTGGCAACGGATGCAAAGCTGCCGGCCTCCGTGCTGCAAACCCTGTTAAGCGCAGGTATTCAGAAAACATTCAATTGCATTACGGTGGACTCGGATACCTCAACCTCCGACATGGTGCTTCTGTTTGCAACCGGAGCAGCGCAGAATCCCGATATTGTCACCACTACAGATGTTCTGACAGACCCAGAACTGGCTGATTTCCGCACCGCGTTGAACGTCGTTCTACATGATCTCGCCCTACTGGTTATTCGGGATGGTGAGGGCATTACCAAGCTGATGAGCATTAAGGTGAGCGGAGCTGTATCCGATCAATCTGCATGGCGCGTTGCCATGGCTATTGGTAATTCCCCACTGGTAAAAACCGCCGTGGCGGGGGAAGATGCCAATTGGGGCCGCGTTGTTATGGCCGTTGGCAAATGTGGGGAACCTGCAGACCGCGATACGCTTTCTGTTTCTATTGGTGGTGTCTGCATAGCCCGCAACGGCACCGTTGTAGATGGGTATGATGAAACCCCCGTGGTGGCACATATGAAGGGGCAGGAAATCGACATTGCTGTTGATCTCGGCCTTGGCACAGGCATCGCTCAAGCTTGGAGCTGTGATCTGACCCACGGCTACATTGATATCAATGGGTCTTACCGCAGCTAA
- a CDS encoding RDD family protein: MSNSAPPPGWGAPSGDFYGMQPGTPAPVWIYAGFWWRVWAFLIDGIILGAIETVLGFFVAPNVSVDWQELPIDGSGQSMNVVDVASFVQPENISVLIPHIHTGPWPLASLLLALIPAIYYVLFEASSLRGTPGKRVCRLEVVTLAGGQISLAQAILRFVIKAFISFPLLYIGVIMVAFTRRKQGLHDLIAGTLVIRAETQQVAPFQPHR; this comes from the coding sequence ATGTCCAATTCGGCACCACCCCCTGGCTGGGGGGCACCTTCTGGCGATTTTTATGGAATGCAGCCCGGCACTCCCGCTCCTGTATGGATTTACGCCGGTTTCTGGTGGCGGGTATGGGCCTTTCTGATTGATGGCATTATTCTTGGAGCCATAGAAACCGTTCTGGGGTTTTTTGTTGCGCCCAATGTCTCCGTGGATTGGCAGGAACTGCCTATTGATGGTTCTGGGCAAAGCATGAACGTGGTGGATGTTGCCTCCTTCGTGCAGCCTGAAAACATCTCTGTTCTTATCCCGCACATTCACACAGGGCCGTGGCCTCTCGCCAGCCTACTGCTCGCCCTTATTCCGGCAATCTATTACGTGTTGTTTGAGGCCTCTTCCCTCCGTGGCACACCCGGTAAACGGGTATGCAGGTTGGAAGTGGTAACACTTGCTGGAGGGCAGATTAGTTTGGCACAGGCCATTCTGCGCTTTGTCATCAAGGCCTTTATCTCTTTTCCGCTGCTGTATATCGGCGTCATCATGGTTGCGTTTACACGGCGCAAGCAGGGGCTTCATGATCTTATAGCTGGCACATTGGTTATACGGGCAGAAACACAGCAAGTTGCGCCCTTCCAACCACATCGCTAA